Proteins encoded within one genomic window of Theobroma cacao cultivar B97-61/B2 chromosome 7, Criollo_cocoa_genome_V2, whole genome shotgun sequence:
- the LOC108662725 gene encoding uncharacterized mitochondrial protein AtMg00810-like, whose translation MELLEGYSIKGEHSDDSRLVCKLHKSLYGLKQASRQWNAKLTASILQYGFKQSMSDYSLFTMSTTGGEFVALLIYVDDILIASNSAQAATAVKSHIDSQFKLKDLGTVKYFLGLEVARSPQGISICQRKYILDLLEEYGLLGAKPSSTPIDYNVKLRKVSKEEEVTDPTKYRQLVGKLLYLTFTRPDICYVVQNLAQFMDKPTVEHHMAAQRVLKYLKGAPGQGILMKRDSNLKISAYCDSDWTGCPDTRKSVTGYCVFIGESLVAWKSKKQQIVARSSTEAEYRSMAATCCEVIWIKGLLADFGIQHYDAVKLYCDNQSSVYISKNPVLHERTKHIEIDCHFNREKVQSGEIEPVYIPTQLQVADAFTKPLQHGTFKRLLYKMNIHNVHCSS comes from the coding sequence AAGCTGACAGCATCTATTTTGCAATATGGTTTCAAGCAATCAATGTCAGATTACTCACTGTTCACTATGAGCACAACAGGTGGTGAATTTGTGGCCTTATtaatatatgttgatgatattctAATTGCTAGCAATTCTGCACAGGCTGCAACAGCTGTAAAGAGTCACATTGATTCACAGTTCAAACTCAAGGACTTAGGTACTGTTAAATACTTCCTGGGACTTGAAGTAGCTAGATCACCACAAGGCATTTCAATATGCcagagaaaatatattttggaTTTATTGGAAGAATATGGTTTACTTGGAGCCAAACCTTCATCAACACCTATTGATTATAATGTTAAGTTGAGGAAAGTAAGTAAGGAAGAAGAAGTAACAGATCCGACAAAATACAGACAACTTGTAGGTAAGTTGCTTTACTTGACATTCACACGACCTGATATTTGTTATGTAGTACAGAATTTGGCTCAATTCATGGACAAACCAACTGTAGAGCATCACATGGCTGCTCAAAGAGTGCTTAAGTACTTGAAGGGAGCACCAGGACAAGGGATTTTAATGAAGAGGGACagcaatttaaaaatttcagcATATTGTGATAGTGACTGGACAGGATGTCCTGACACTAGAAAGTCTGTGACTGGTTACTGTGTGTTCATTGGAGAATCTTTAGTGGCCTGGAAGTCTAAGAAACAGCAGATAGTTGCTCGAAGCTCAACTGAGGCAGAATACAGATCTATGGCAGCTACATGTTGTGAAGTTATTTGGATTAAAGGTTTACTTGCAGATTTTGGAATTCAACACTATGATGCAGTGAAACTCTATTGTGACAACCAATCATCAGTTTATATCAGCAAAAATCCAGTTCTTCATGAAAGAACCAAACATATAGAGATTGATTGTCACTTCAATAGGGAGAAAGTTCAAAGTGGTGAGATTGAACCTGTCTATATACCAACACAGCTGCAGGTTGCTGATGCATTCACCAAACCCCTGCAGCATGGAACTTTCAAAAGGTTATTATACAAGATGAACATTCACAATGTTCATTGTTCATCTTGA